A genomic segment from Salvia splendens isolate huo1 chromosome 13, SspV2, whole genome shotgun sequence encodes:
- the LOC121762528 gene encoding NAP1-related protein 1-like, with amino-acid sequence MGAEKGKKQRSEEVEEERNGADVVDVELVQTIEKLQSIQDDLDKINEEASEKVLELEQQYNVIRKPVYDKRNDVIKSIPDFWLTAFMSHPALSELLTEEDQKIFKYLDNLEVEDFKDVKSGYSITFMFKPNPHFEDAKLTKTFSFLEEGVTKITATNIKWKEGMGIPNGVSEEKKGNKRSLADESFFSWFTESEFKGDMYEINDEVADIIKDELWSNPLTFFNNEAEEDMDEDDEGSDDGSGDDDDDDEEDAEA; translated from the exons ATGGGAGCAGAGAAAGGAAAGAAGCAGAGATCGGAAGAGGTGGAGGAAGAAAGGAATGGAGCGGACGTCGTCGACGTAGAGCTCGTTCAGACTATTGAAAAGCTTCAGTCAATTCAAGACGATCTTGATAAA ATCaatgaagaagcaagtgaaaaAGTACTGGAGCTGGAGCAGCAGTACAATGTGATCCGGAAGCCTGTCTATGATAAGCGGAATGATGTCATCAAGTCGATTCCTGATTTCTGGCTAACTGCA TTTATGAGTCATCCTGCCCTCTCTGAGCTCTTGACTGAGGAAGACCAAAAG ATTTTCAAGTATCTGGATAATCTTGAAGTGGAAGATTTCAAAGATGTGAAATCTGGTTACTCCATCACTTTC ATGTTCAAACCCAATCCACATTTTGAAGATGCTAAGCTCACAAAGACCTTCAGTTTCCTCGAGGAGGGAGTAACAAAGATCACTGCAActaatataaaatggaaagaagGCATG GGCATTCCTAATGGTGTTTCTGAGGAGAAGAAAGGGAACAAGCGATCTCTTGCTGATGAAAG CTTCTTTTCCTGGTTTACTGAGTCTGAGTTTAAGGGTGACATGTATGAAATTAATGATGAG GTGGCAGATATAATCAAGGATGAATTGTGGTCCAATCCCCTTAcattttttaataat GAGGCTGAAGAGGATATGGACGAAGATGACGAG GGCAGTGATGATGGTTCtggagatgatgatgatgacgacgaggaagATGCTGAAGCCTGA
- the LOC121762527 gene encoding protein DMR6-LIKE OXYGENASE 2-like: MSIVEVDLSPLLNNGDEEGKKKAKEVIKEACSECGFFQIRNHGVPLDLINQAIQLSRTFFALSDQEKLQYSPRSAAPLPAGYSKQPAHSPDKNEYLLMFQPLSGANVLPPHFRDVAEELFLQLREIGRLIEQIVNDCLGLPPDFLKEYNLDRSWDFMVALRYFPATENDNNGLLQHEDGNVVTLVIQDEVGGLEVKKEGQWIPVVPAQGNIVVNLGDVVQVLSNNKFKSGTHRVVRLGERCRHSFAFFYTIEGDKWVAPLPELTEEAAKYRGFVYKEYQAMRMRNKTHPPARPEDAITISHYAISD; encoded by the exons ATGAGTATTGTGGAAGTAGATCTTTCTCCGTTGTTGAATAATGGGGACGAGGAGGGGAAGAAGAAGGCCAAAGAAGTGATCAAGGAGGCCTGCTCCGAGTGCGGCTTCTTCCAGATCAGAAACCACGGCGTGCCCCTTGACCTCATCAACCAGGCCATCCAACTCTCTAGAACCTTCTTCGCCCTCTCTGACCAAGAGAAGCTCCAATACAGCCCCAGATCCGCTGCCCCTCTCCCGGCTGGTTACAGCAAGCAGCCCGCCCATTCGCCTGATAAAAACGAGTACCTCTTAATGTTCCAGCCTCTGTCCGGCGCCAACGTCTTGCCTCCTCATTTCAG GGACGTTGCAGAGGAGCTCTTCCTGCAGCTCAGGGAGATCGGGCGGCTAATCGAGCAGATCGTGAACGATTGCTTGGGTCTGCCGCCGGATTTCCTCAAGGAATACAATCTCGACCGGAGCTGGGATTTCATGGTGGCACTCCGCTACTTTCCTGCGACGGAGAACGACAACAACGGCCTCCTCCAGCACGAAGACGGAAACGTGGTGACACTGGTGATCCAGGACGAAGTCGGAGGGCTTGAAGTTAAAAAAGAGGGGCAGTGGATCCCGGTTGTTCCTGCTCAAGGCAACATCGTTGTCAACTTAGGCGACGTCGTTCAG GTGTTGAGCAACAACAAGTTCAAGAGTGGCACGCACAGAGTTGTGAGATTGGGAGAGAGATGTAGGCACTCTTTTGCGTTTTTCTATACGATAGAGGGGGATAAGTGGGTGGCGCCGCTGCCGGAGCTGACAGAGGAGGCGGCGAAGTATAGGGGGTTTGTGTACAAGGAGTATCAAGCGATGAGGATGAGGAACAAGACTCATCCGCCTGCGAGGCCTGAAGATGCAATCACCATTTCTCACTATGCCATTTCTGATTAA
- the LOC121761799 gene encoding HVA22-like protein a, with product MGSSGITSLINLLITNIDVLAWPVVSLVYPLYASIREIEMKTGDDVQQWLTYWVLYSMISFLEDTFVTLVEWLTFWPYAKLMLSCWLVYCNGAAYVYQHYVRPCVVIIPPPPPPPPEPVQVSKIPRRKRGSSKLAYFTQNGLEKMMHKEKLRKAPR from the exons ATGGGTAGCTCTGGAATTACAAGCCTCATAAATCTGCTTATTACTAATATCGACGTGCTTGCTTG GCCTGTGGTTTCTCTGGTGTATCCTCT GTATGCGTCGATTAGGGAAATTGAGATGAAGACGGGAGATGATGTTCAGCAATGGCTAACTTATTGGGTTCTTTACTCTATGATCAGTTTTTTGGAGGACACTTTTGTCACACTTGTTGAATG GTTGACGTTTTGGCCATATGCAAAGCTAATGTTGAGCTGCTGGTTGGTGTACTGCAATGGAGCTGCCTATGTCTACCAACACTATGTAAGGCCTTGCGTTGTTATaattcctcctcctcctcctcctcctccggaGCCAGTTCAGGTCTCGAAAATCCCAAGAAGGAAACGCGGTTCCAGCAAGCTCGCCTATTTCACTCAAAATGGATTGGAAAAGATGATGCATAAGGAAAAG CTGAGGAAAGCACCAAGATGA